TCCTGACCTGACCGTACTGGAAAATCTGGAAGTCTTTGCCCGGTATTTTGAGATTTCCAAAAAGGAGGCGCGCGCCAAGGCTGAGAAACTCCTCCGGTTCATTTCCCTTGATCACCGCAAGGACTTCAAGGTGACGGAGCTTTCAGGTGGAATGATGCGCCGGTTGGTTCTGGCCCGCGCCCTTATCAATGATCCGGAAATTCTGATCCTGGACGAACCTACTGCCGGACTGGATCCCCAATCCCGCCACCAAGTCTGGGGGCGGCTTGAAGAACTGAAAACCAAGGGGCTCTCCATTCTGCTGACTACCCACTACATGGACGAAGCCTCACGACTGTGTGATCGACTTCTCATCATGGATCAGGGGCGGATTTTGGTACAAGGTCGGCCCCTGGACCTTATCAGAAAGCATGTGGGACAGGATGTTATCGAAGTCTCCGAGCCCACGGAAGAACTCCGCAAATATATTCAGTCCCAGCCTTTGGAGCACGAAGATCTTGGTCATCGTCTCATTGTCTACGGCCGTGAGGGTGACAAACTCTTTCGCACCATAAGTGATCAGTATTGTGAAGAGGACTGCAACCTGCGCATGGCCAGTCTGGAAGACGTTTTTTTGAGACTGACCGGCCGAGGGCTAAGGGAATGATCGGGATACATTCACTCAGGATTTCCAGGAGGTTTGTGCGCATCTGGCAGCGAAACTGGATCGTCTACCAGAGAACATGGAAAATCAGCTTTTTGCCGCCGTTACTCGAACCGATTTTCTATCTGCTGGCATTCGGAATCGGACTCGGCTCGCTCGTCGGACGGTTTTCCTACCGCGGCTCTGAGGTGTCCTATGTGGCTTTCATCGCACCCGCGCTCCTCGCCGTCAATATGATGTATAACGCCTTCTTTGAGAACACCTATGGTTCCTTTGTAAGGATGTACTA
This portion of the Thermodesulfobacteriota bacterium genome encodes:
- a CDS encoding ATP-binding cassette domain-containing protein; protein product: MQYVIEAENLRKRFGEFLAVDGVSFQVVPGECFGILGPNGAGKTSTVRMIYGFSPISSGSLKVFGLDIYTNLREIKSRIGVCQQDNNLDPDLTVLENLEVFARYFEISKKEARAKAEKLLRFISLDHRKDFKVTELSGGMMRRLVLARALINDPEILILDEPTAGLDPQSRHQVWGRLEELKTKGLSILLTTHYMDEASRLCDRLLIMDQGRILVQGRPLDLIRKHVGQDVIEVSEPTEELRKYIQSQPLEHEDLGHRLIVYGREGDKLFRTISDQYCEEDCNLRMASLEDVFLRLTGRGLRE